A single window of Plutella xylostella chromosome 25, ilPluXylo3.1, whole genome shotgun sequence DNA harbors:
- the LOC105382345 gene encoding ETS-like protein pointed isoform X3: MGIKVMMKAFNKPKDIPSQVPPLTPGTNKKMAEALKATFASWEKEQLRLGVPKDPRQWSEAAVTAWLRWAAREFSLEGVALQQFARAQGKDICAMGREAFVARAPAFMGDILWEHLEILQKDVEKERSLLANVPPNMYESNVCLPELPDYLPPPAHHYNNNNNTGGYTTGGPRDSQYGYAEPTGAAAAPAPPSAAPSPLDEYYQPEYPGPAPAPLYSEEYYQHAHPQPLLHDHKYQPHVYTKPYPRGTGARYGGEGYGEGYATEYASPCGTEWSEWQGDQHTLIPQDKLPYAGSGPHFTGSGPIQLWQFLLELLTDKSCQGFISWTGDGWEFKLTDPDEVARRWGIRKNKPKMNYEKLSRGLRYYYDKNIIHKTAGKRYVYRFVCDLQSLLGISPEQLHAMYEPKMEKKEED; encoded by the exons ATGGGAATCAAAGTCATGATGAAAGCTTTCAATAAGCCTAAAG ACATCCCGTCTCAGGTGCCGCCGCTGACGCCCGGCACCAACAAGAAGATGGCCGAGGCGCTGAAGGCCACCTTCGCCTCTTGGGAGAAGGAGCAGCTGCGTCTCGGCGTACCTAAAG ACCCGCGACAGTGGAGCGAGGCAGCGGTCACCGCGTGGCTGCGCTGGGCCGCCCGGGAGTTCTCTCTGGAGGGCGTGGCTCTGCAGCAGTTCGCCCGGGCCCAGGGCAAGGACATCTGCGCCATGGGACGAGAGGCCTTCGTGGCCCGCGCGCCCGCCTTCATGGGAGATATATTGTGGGAGCATCTGGAGATACTACAGAAAG ACGTGGAGAAGGAGCGGTCCCTGCTGGCCAACGTGCCCCCCAACATGTACGAGAGCAACGTGTGCCTGCCCGAGCTGCCCGACTACCTGCCCCCGCCCGCGCACCActacaacaataataataatactg GCGGGTACACCACGGGAGGTCCTCGAGACTCCCAGTACGGATACGCCGAGCCCACgggagccgccgccgcccccgcgcccccctcCGCCGCCCCTTCGCCCCTTGATGAG TACTACCAGCCGGAGTACCCGGGcccggcgccggcgccgctGTACTCGGAGGAGTACTACCAGCACGCGCACCCGCAGCCGCTGCTGCACGACCACAAGTACCAGCCGCACGTGTACACCAAGCCTTATCCAAGAG GCACAGGCGCCCGGTACGGCGGCGAGGGGTACGGGGAGGGGTACGCCACAGAGTACGCGAGTCCCTGCGGCACAGAGTGGAGCGAGTGGCAGGGCGACCAGCACACGCTCATACCGCAGGACAAGCTGCCGTATGCCGGCTCCGGACCGCACTTTACCG GTTCAGGCCCCATCCAGCTGTGGCAGTTTCTGCTGGAGCTGCTCACTGACAAGAGCTGCCAAGGATTCATCTCGTGGACCGGCGACGGCTGGGAGTTCAAACTCACTGATCCTGATGAG GTGGCCAGACGCTGGGGTATCCGCAAGAACAAACCCAAGATGAACTACGAAAAGCTGTCGCGCGGCCTGCGCTACTACTACGACAAGAATATCATACACAAAACCGCGGGCAAACGCTATGTCTACCGCTTCGTGTGCGACCTGCAGAGCTTGCTCGG aATATCGCCGGAACAGCTCCACGCAATGTACGAGCCCAAGATGGAGAAGAAAGAGGAGGACTGA